The genomic DNA tctctctctctctctctctctctctctctatgaaactgCCTCcagaagcaatgagagagagaggaggcagagagagagagagagagagagagagagagagagagagagagagagagagagagagagatggtaagacAATGATTAACTATTGTTATTAGTTTTAGCACTTGCTCAAGTACCCTTCCATTCTATACATTGAAAGACAATCTGTCTTTAAAgagattttttcatttccttatgatCAATCTTAATGACTTTCTGAAACAGCTTTGATGCCATCTATATCTcaacagaaagatggaagaaatgaataaCTATTTACATAACTCACTGTAATGATTAGAATCAGTAATGTTATGTCAggtaatacatatacacattatatggaaGAAGATTGCTCTTTTTGAAAAATGTAATTTTAGGGTCATTTCTAGAATTTTTCTGAGTTCTGCACATTGAAGGTGTATCTACTGACAGTGGATATACATCAGTCCCCAGAGAATGACAGTCGAAGATACCTTTTATTGGCTAAATAAGAAATAACGATAGAGATATGAGTGAAAAGTCCTGTTAGTTGGGTTTATGTTTTTGAAACAGAATAAGAAAATGATCAAAGATAAGAATCTTGTTGGGTATTATTTGTTTCAACGGATTCATCTCAAGAGTTCCTCAGATGAAGCGATATCTGGTAGCAAAGGACAACAAGATGACAAAGTCCCATGAAGAATCTCAGAGTCTCCTACAGGATTATCTTGACTAAGATGAACAGGATTGCAAACATATCTTAAGATATGTTTCTTTGTGAGTATCTTTATTTCGATCTTTCAATCTAATTCTTTCTTATTTTCTCGTGAATTTTGCGAAGTAAGTGAAACTTTATTGATATAGGTTTTGGATATTTTCCAATATGATTATCAGTTTGAATATGAAAATGGTCGACAGGAAAAagagaaagatgcgaattagttatgcagttagatccaatcaaatatatggaaaatgccacctctatccccaaaacattggcacataataggccaacatcaTTTTTTATGATCTAGATGTGTTCTTTGcccaaaaaatgtaggaatagacaccaagatcatcaaatttgagttgatagttatagagttatgatcgttcaaaggttttggcggccatcttggacgccatcttgaaaaaaacacttttccgggggtcatagtttggtaaacttttagtatgttaaaaagtacattaaaacctaccagaatcagttgataaaccttttgttacaattttttgggggttaaacCTTATTTTGCCCTGACTATTCAAGAATAACATTGAGAACACCATGAGATTATTATTCCAAATAAAATGGCTTCAGAACATTTCGACCAACTGATATGAAGAATGTTGTGAATCGGAGTTGAAATGACTCGTTTGGGAAAATGAGGaagcgtgtcgacaccaaataataaatggaaaaaagtaaatttatttctgATGTTCTCTTGAAAACTTTCTGCGGGACAgtttgtccgaagagaaactatcttataTTTTTGGAtggcacactcacacacacacacacacacacatatatatatatatatatatatatatatatatatatatatatatatatatatatatatatatatatatatatatatatataaatgttagtgtGTGTGAAAGTTGTCACTAGGGCACGGAATGTCTTACTTCAAGGCACTTTAGAACAAaatttttcccatttttctttatttcagaggCAAAACAAATTTGATTGGTAAAGCTTTGTCCGGTTTCAATTACTAATGCACACCCACACCCACGCCCACACCCACATTCCCATCGACACCCACAAACCCATCCACACCCATGCCCACAACCAGAACAACACTCACAtccacacccacactcacaccaACATTCACTCCAACGCCCACACCCACAtgcacatccacacacacaaacacattcacacccaCGCCCGCCCCCACATGCCCACCCACACCCCCAAAACACATCCACAACCATGTCCAAACCCACATCCACaccaacacccacacacacaaccacactcacaaacataaacacattcacacacatgccCACACTAACACCCACACCCAAAtccacacccacactcacacccaCAAACATCCACACCCCAGCCGCCACCCACACCCACACCTACAAACATATCCACACCCACATCCACAACCCCACCTCCACacctacacccacacccacatccaCACCCATACCAATGCcaacaaacacatccacacctaCACAAAAAACCCCAcctccacacccacacccacatgcaaATCCACACCCATACCCACGCCCACAAGCACatccacacacccacccacacccacaccaaCATCCATACCCACACCCACTCCCACACCCACGCTGACACCCACAAACGCATCCACACCCATGACCAAACCTGCAACCACAACCACATCCACACCCACACGCAAACTCACACCCACACCCATACCCTCACTCACAAATACATCCACATCCACACCCACAATCACGCACACCTTCACCCTCATCCACAAATACatccacatccacacccacacccacacttaCACCTACGCCTACACCAACACCCACACCCACAGCCTCACCCACAACAACATCCGCGTCCACATCCAtgtccacacccacacccacaaatacatccacatccacacccacactcacacccTCACCCACAAATACATCCATATCCAAACCCACACCCACACTTACACCTACGCCTACACCAACACCCACACCCACAACAACATCCGCGTCCACGTCCACACCCACACGCAaaaatacacccacacccacactttTACACACATccactcccacacacacatacactcgccCACACCGACACGCACACCCTCACCCACAAAAAAACCCACACCCACgtccacacatacacgcacaccctCACCCACAAATAAATCCACCCACATACGGCCAATGAGACTTATGTTTCTCCCAACTGAAAGTGAAAAGGGACTCAACATTGACTCATCATTCATTCTACATCCATtaattgttattaatgtttttacttgAATGCAAAGATATATCCAAAAACTATGCATAAAGACAAAGTCGAATTACCCAGAAAAAATATATGTTCCATTGGTTCATATCCAGAATGCTTCGTTCTTTTAGTAAGGAAAAACTAAATGAA from Palaemon carinicauda isolate YSFRI2023 chromosome 34, ASM3689809v2, whole genome shotgun sequence includes the following:
- the LOC137626843 gene encoding mucin-2-like, with the protein product MPTTRTTLTSTPTLTPTFTPTPTPTCTSTHTNTFTPTPAPTCPPTPPKHIHNHVQTHIHTNTHTHNHTHKHKHIHTHAHTNTHTQIHTHTHTHKHPHPSRHPHPHLQTYPHPHPQPHLHTYTHTHIHTHTNANKHIHTYTKNPTSTPTPTCKSTPIPTPTSTSTHPPTPTPTSIPTPTPTPTLTPTNASTPMTKPATTTTSTPTRKLTPTPIPSLTNTSTSTPTITHTFTLIHKYIHIHTHTHTYTYAYTNTHTHSLTHNNIRVHIHVHTHTHKYIHIHTHTHTLTHKYIHIQTHTHTYTYAYTNTHTHNNIRVHVHTHTQKYTHTHTFTHIHSHTHIHSPTPTRTPSPTKKPTPTSTHTRTPSPTNKSTHIRPMRLMFLPTESEKGLNIDSSFILHPLIVINVFT